From Aegilops tauschii subsp. strangulata cultivar AL8/78 chromosome 5, Aet v6.0, whole genome shotgun sequence:
CATTAATAATCAAGAACCACCAAAATAATTTTAATTATTGTAACATGCGAGCTATATTCAAGTTGAGATAGGCATGTCAAAGGAGTATCCAAATATACCTACCTGGTATTTCCTTGATCTAATCAAGAGTCTTTGTGCACTATCTTAATACGCTTACTTGCTCTTCCCGTAGTGCTCCGTGATCACTCTCCGCAGCAAAACAAGCAGATCTCCAAGGTTCCAACTATCCCTCAATAAAGGATTTGTATGTAGCCATTTCAGCAAACAGGTGCTCTGCACATACCAATAACAAACGAAGGCAGATCTTAATAGACAAAAAAAATCTCTCAACTGATAAGCACATTCATGACAACATAATTTACTTAGCCAATTAACAAAGCACCATCAATAAAAAGACAAAACATCAAAGACTAACCAAGAAAGATTAACCCTATAACCACGTATATACAGGATAAAACACAAGAACTATATACATTTGGCATTGTGTCATAACAATATATGGTACTGATTTACTCTTCAAAGTTCAAACATATACTCATCTTGATACAGAAAATAAAAGCTCAAAGCCGAAACCACTATCTAAGCTCACCCCTTTGAACCCAAAATTATAAGCCAGAATTTTGAGTTTAGAGGTATGGAGAGTAAAAAGGCAAGCACGATGACATGAGCCGTGACTGAAAGCACACTACCAAGAGAAAGAAGAAAGGGATATACCTATAAATCCACAGGCGGAGCTTAAGGGGTGAGTTTGTAGTTGAGGAAGTGAAACAGTTTATTGGTGTGTAGGTACATAAATACAGAAATGTTACTCAAAAACAAAAATGCAAAGGTAGCTAGCGGCTTTCTAGTCCAGGACTGATTTCTTGAGTGAATGCATAATAATTTAGGCTCAAGTCGAGCTGTACATGACAAAAACAAAATGGTTCCAGTGAAGCAAGTATTGAACAAATAAAGATACAGAGAGTTCAATAAACGACTGAATGTCACCGAGGTGCATAAAATTTAGAGATGTGCAAGATTATGTAAAGTTTGCGCAAGCTTACAATAAGCCATGAGCCCATGACAACTTTCATCACGTGAACACACACATGTTGTTGGAGTTGTTCCTTGAACAAACAGAAGAGCGGTACATAAGGTAGCTGCaacgaaaagaaaaaaattaGAACAAAGAAAGGGCAGAGGATTCAATTTGATGCTACCTAAGGAGGATTATCATTTCCAAGAAAAATAATAACTACCGTTAAACAAAGGAAACTTGCACCTAAAAAGAGAGGTGACTGCTCATAACCATATCATGCCTATGCTATTTGCATACTAGTTGAAAAGGCCTTCCATTTTTACATTTGATATCAACCGGCAAGTGGTATGAAAACATTGCAGTAGAAAAAAAATAAACAATAGGATGATTTTTTATGTAATCATTTATTTATGAGAAGAATGCAGCAAGAAAATCGATATAAAAGCCCTAATTAAATGTAGTCTGACTGCCCGAATGCGCAGAGCTCGGAGAGACTTTCTTATTCACCACCTATTAAGAATAGAGATTACTCTAGCAATTAAGAAGTAAAAATTGGAGTGCTGGGAGCCCAACTTGTACATCAAGTTTGCCCTTTTACCGAGTGTTCATCTAATGAATTTTTTCAGTAGGTCTTCCATGTTATGAAACAACATATATGAATCTTAAAGAAATAAAGCAAGGTAGTCTGCCTAGAGTAGCAGTCATGCTAACGCAGGAAAAGATCCAAGAGACCAAAAATTCTCATGGCCAACAGGGTGAAATTCAAGACGACAAACAGTACCTCCCAGTTATGAGATCGCTTTCATGCTTACGACCACACATAGCCTAGACCACCCATAATGGACGCGGTAAGCGGCATTTGGGGCCCTATTTGTTGATAACCGTGTGTGGGGTGTATTTTCAGGATTATGTCCCCACCAAATATTCCGGCCCAGGCGGCATTTGGGTCTGCTGACTGGGCAGCGCTAGGTTTTCACCACAACACTGGCGGTTCAGATCGTGTGACCGACACAATCTGACGGCCCGAATGCGCAGAGCTCGGAGAGACTTTCTTATTCACCGCCTATTAAGAATAGAGATTACTCTCGCAATTAAGAAGTAAAAATTGGAGTGCCGGGAGCCCAACGTGTACATCAAGTTTGCACTTTTATCGATTGTTTATCTAATCGTTTTTTTCAGTAGGCCTTCCATGTTATGAAACAACATATATGAATCTTAAAGAAATAAAGCAAGGTAGTCTGCCTAGAGTAGCAGTCATCCTAACGCAGGAAAAGATCCAAGAGACCAAACATGCTCATGGCCAACAGGGTGAAATTCAAGACGACAAACAGTAACTCCCAGCTATGAGATCGCTTTCATGCTTACGACCACGCAGAGCCTAGACCACCCATGATGGACACGGTAAGTGACATTTGGGGGCTTTTTGTTGATAATCATGTGTGAGGTGTATTTTCAGGAATATGTCCCCACCAAATATTCCGGCCCAGGTGGCATTTGGGTCTGCTGACTGGCACCTCCAGTGCTGCAATCTAACACATTACTGGCTATCTGAACTGTCGGATGGTACTAACCCGCAAACAGCACACACCAGCATGAGTGCATGACAATGTTAGGGCTGTCCAACGTGGGAATTCAGAATCCTTCTTGTTGTGACTGCCAGGACAAAATCTAGCGCTGGGCCCTTTGTACGGATTAAACTATCGTTTCAAGGGGAGCTTTACCTCTCCTACGTTATTCAAAGACATTGAATTAACTTGATGAGTGCTTCACTACTGCAGGGACATGCTCAATTCCTAATCAGCAAAAGGAAACGATATGTTTATGAATGGGGAGCTCAATTGCTCAGTCAACCTATACATAATGATAAACCAATCCATGCACAAGACCTTCATACACAAGGATTAGGTAAAACTAAAAGGCACCCAGCACCAGAAGCATTGAGATAACAATCTCCTGATTATCATCGTCAACAGTAACAAAAAATGAATCTGACAGTTTATTAGATCATCCCGTTTCACTGAGTATATGTCGAATTCGAAATTATCCATAGGCGACCGGACAGTATCCGTAATCGTGCACTGACGCCATACCAATATCATACATTCAACGAACCGAATCCATGTGCCACAATGTATCAGAGTTCGACACAAACTCAGATAAGCAAAAACTACCGAATGGAACGAAATCACGGGACCAACTGATAAGCGGTCTCAATTGGGGAACAAATGGGGGCGCGAACCTTAGGACGGGCGAAGGCCGGAGGGGGGGCAGCGAGCCTGTTGTCGGGGACGGGCGCGGGGTGGATTTGGGCACCACGCGCGTCGGGGCGGCGGTCGGGGGAGCGGCGCGGGAGAGGTCCCGGGCGAGGGCCCCGACCACGGGGGTGGCGCTGCGGTCGCGGAGCGCCATGGGCCGCGACTGGGTGTGGCGGTCGAGGCCGGCGCCCAGGATCTGTGGCACCCGGGGCGCCAGGTCCGGCGACTCCTTCGCCTCCCTCCCTGCCGCCGGCGCGTCCGTCTCCATCTCGGGCGGCGCCGCCGCGTTCCGGCCTCTCTACTAGGGCCCGGATCCAGTGACTCGCGTGTCGCGTCCCGTGCACAGTGCGAGTCTCGAGATAACAGAGTCGGGATGAGTTCACGGGTTGGAGCCAGGTTAGCGGGCTGTCTTTTTCGAACTGTTCGAAGGCGCGGATGCCTGGAAATTTCGAAAGTCATGCTACCCGCTTGGCCGCTTTTGTGCACACAACAAAACACAAGGACCAAACATGTGTCGACCGTCAGTCCGTCACCACACGGTCCATGTGGTAAGCAACCTAAACCCAAATAAAAAATATGATGGCCGTCAGCTGCAGGGCAGGCTCCAGCTAAGAGCATTTCCAGGcgcgcgcccccccccccccccccaacaggTCCCTCAAGGCGTTTTTTTAGCGTCGACGCCCGAAAATCAGCCCAGTCACGTCCCAGGATCTCATTTTAGTGCCGGCTTCGGCCGAAATAACAGCCGGCGAACCCGAGCCGAACCCAAGCGCCCGGGGGTCGCCTGGGGGCGCCGGCCGAAGCGAAAAGGGGCGTGGGCCGCTCTATCGGCGTGAGGAGGCCCTTTTCCCGCCGTTTCCCCCCGCTTTCCTCCCTCGGCTGCCCTCCCATTCTCCATTCCTCCCACCAatctcctcttcctcccctccaACCAGCCGCCATGCCGCCGAAAAAGTACGTGGCCCTCCGTGCCGCGACGGatgccaccgccaccgccaccacccAGCCGAAACAAAGGAAGCAGAGGGCGCCGCCGTTCAAGCCCCCGGGCATGTCTAACGCCGACTGGAAGGTAGAATTTCAGCGTCAGGTGGCTGTCACCACCGACCGGCGAAACAGGGCCAACCCCAAGAAGGCCCGGGACAGGGCGGCGGTGGCAGAGCAGGCGGATCGCGCGGCCGAACAAGCCGAGGCGGCTCGCGCGGGGATGATGAATCGACCCGGCGGCCACGGCCCGTACGCGTCCTGGAGCCAGCAAAGCGTCGGGTCTCCGGCCGGCTTCTCGTCGTCGCCACAACACTGGGGCTGCATGCACGCCATCGCCGGGCTACGCCGACGGCGACGCGCACGGCGGGTTCAACCCCAACATCACCTTCCCACATGGTCACCCCAGCGCACTCCCTCACCCGCCTTCGCCGGCGTGCAATACCCCCCGTACACCTACTCATCGCCGGCCTACGCAGCCTCCCCGAAGCCACCTCTCCGCTATGGCGTGCTACTCTTCTCACAAGTCTCCTCGTCGCATCTCGGTGACACCGACGCGACGGAGGCcgacatggacgacatcatcacgaccggctcggccgccgccgccgcctcccccggGTTCACAGCCCAAGATGATacatgttggggaacatagtaatttcaaaaaatttacctacaatcacgcaagatctatctaggagaagcatagcaacgagcggggagagtgtgtccacgtaccctcgtagactgaaagcggaagcgtttagtaacgcggttgatgtagtcgaacgtcttcgcgatccaaccgatcaagtaccgaacgcacggcacctccgcgatctgcacacgttcagctcggtgacgtccctcgaactcttgattcagctgaggccgagggagagtaccgtcagcacgacagcgtggtgacggtgatgatgaagttaccgacgcagggcttcgcctaagcactacgatgatatgaccgaggtgtaaaaccgtggaggggggcaccgcacacggctaagagattgtatgttgtgcctttggggtgcccccctgcccccgtatatagaggaggggaggaggaggccggccaacaaggggcgcgccagggagaggggagtcatactaggactccagtcctagtaggattcggccccacccttttttccttctaccggagggggggaaggggaaggagagggagaaggaaagggggtggcgcccccttcccaagtccaatttggcctcctcccttgtggggggcgcaccagccctttgtgggctggttaacctccctcctatggcccataaggcccatgtcttttcccggggggttccggtaacctcccggtactccggaaaaatgcccgaatcactcggaaccattccgatgtccgaatgcaaccttccaatatatgaatctttacctctcgaccatttagagactcctcgtcatgtccgtgatctcatccggggctccgaacaaacttcagtacatcaaatcacataactcataatacaaatcgtcatcgaacgtttaagcgtgcggaccctacgggttcgagaactatgtagacatgactgagacacatctccggtcaataaccaatagcggaacctggatgctcatattggctcctacatattctacgaagatctttatcggtcaaaccgcataacaacatacgttgttccctttgtcatcggtatgttacttgcccgagattcgatcgtcggtatcatcatacgtagttcaatctcgttaccggcaattctatgtactcgttccgtaatgcatcatcccgcaactaactcattagtcacattgcttgcaaggctcatagtgacgtgcattaccgagaggacccagagatacctctccgatacactgagtgacaaatcctaatctcggtctatgccaactcaacaaacaccatcggagacacctgtagagcatctttataatcacctagttacgttgtgacgtttgatagcacacaaggggttcctccggtattcgggagttgcacaatctcatagtcagaggaacacatataagtcatgatgaaagcaatagcaataaaactaaacgatcatttatgctaagctaacggatgggtcttgtccatcacatcattctataatgatgtgatcccgttcatcaaatgacaacacatgtctatggtcaggaaacttaaccatctttgaataacgagctagtcaagtagaggcatactagggacactctgttttgtctatgtattcacacatgtactaagtttccggttaatacaattctagcatgaataataaacatttatcatgatacaaggaaatacaaataacaactttattattgcctctagggcatatttccttcagtctcccacttgcactagagtcaataatctagttcacatcgccatgtgatttaacaccaatagttcacatctttatgtgtttaacacccatagttcacatcgccatgggaccaacactcaaaaggtttactagagtcaataatctagttcacatcgctatgtgattaacacccaag
This genomic window contains:
- the LOC141022148 gene encoding uncharacterized protein isoform X2, whose protein sequence is METDAPAAGREAKESPDLAPRVPQILGAGLDRHTQSRPMALRDRSATPVVGALARDLSRAAPPTAAPTRVVPKSTPRPSPTTGSLPPLRPSPVLRAPVC
- the LOC141022148 gene encoding uncharacterized protein isoform X1, with amino-acid sequence METDAPAAGREAKESPDLAPRVPQILGAGLDRHTQSRPMALRDRSATPVVGALARDLSRAAPPTAAPTRVVPKSTPRPSPTTGSLPPLRPSPVLSYLMYRSSVCSRNNSNNMCVFT